A genomic window from Peromyscus maniculatus bairdii isolate BWxNUB_F1_BW_parent chromosome 1, HU_Pman_BW_mat_3.1, whole genome shotgun sequence includes:
- the LOC102906895 gene encoding leukocyte immunoglobulin-like receptor subfamily A member 5 isoform X3 produces the protein MTIAFIALFYLGLTLFSTTHVPVEAIGKPTLRAQPGSVMTRGMQVTISCEGTSSAQEYYLYKEGSPDPWQTQTPLEPGNKAKFFFPSIQENHAGRYRCYYKTQVGWSERSDFLDLMVTGFYRKPSLSALPSPVVRLEGNVTLQCVSQLGYDRFALTKEEPQKFSWTLDSQYIYSNGSFRALFSVGPVTSRQQRTFRCYGYYLNKPQVWSEPSDPLEFLVSGNKKMKLDKKNQFS, from the exons ATGACTATTGCCTTCATAGCCCTGTTCTATCTTG GGCTGACCCTGTTCTCCACGACCCATGTACCAGTAG AAGCTATTGGCAAGCCCACACTCAGAGCTCAACCAGGCTCTGTGATGACCAGGGGCATGCAAGTGACCATCTCATGTGAGGGGACCTCAAGCGCCCAGGAATACTATCTCTATAAAGAGGGCAGTCCAGATCCCTGGCAAACACAGACCCCTCTGGAGCCTGGAAATAAGGCCAAGTTCTTCTTCCCATCTATTCAAGAGAACCATGCAGGGAGATACCGCTGTTACTATAAGACCCAGGTTGGCTGGTCAGAGCGCAGTGACTTTCTAGACTTGATGGTGACAG GATTCTACAGAAAACCCAGTCTGTCAGCCCTGCCCAGTCCAGTGGTGAGATTAGAAGGGAATGTGACCCTCCAGTGTGTCTCACAGCTTGGGTATGATAGGTTTGCTCTGACTAAGGAGGAACCACAGAAGTTCTCTTGGACCCTAGACTCACAGTACATATACTCTAATGGCAGTTTCCGGGCACTGTTCTCTGTGGGGCCTGTGACCTCCAGACAGCAGAGGACATTCAGATGCTATGGCTATTACCTGAATAAACCCCAGGTGTGGTCAGAACCCAGTGACCCTCTGGAGTTCCTGGTGTCAG GAAATAAGAAGATGAAATTGGACAAAAAGAATCAGTTCTCTTGA
- the LOC102906895 gene encoding leukocyte immunoglobulin-like receptor subfamily A member 5 isoform X1 translates to MTIAFIALFYLGLTLFSTTHVPVEAIGKPTLRAQPGSVMTRGMQVTISCEGTSSAQEYYLYKEGSPDPWQTQTPLEPGNKAKFFFPSIQENHAGRYRCYYKTQVGWSERSDFLDLMVTGFYRKPSLSALPSPVVRLEGNVTLQCVSQLGYDRFALTKEEPQKFSWTLDSQYIYSNGSFRALFSVGPVTSRQQRTFRCYGYYLNKPQVWSEPSDPLEFLVSGAPETTKQPQNMSEALTVSPPQDHTVENLIRLGMSGLILILLGILVFEACRSQRRTLTAP, encoded by the exons ATGACTATTGCCTTCATAGCCCTGTTCTATCTTG GGCTGACCCTGTTCTCCACGACCCATGTACCAGTAG AAGCTATTGGCAAGCCCACACTCAGAGCTCAACCAGGCTCTGTGATGACCAGGGGCATGCAAGTGACCATCTCATGTGAGGGGACCTCAAGCGCCCAGGAATACTATCTCTATAAAGAGGGCAGTCCAGATCCCTGGCAAACACAGACCCCTCTGGAGCCTGGAAATAAGGCCAAGTTCTTCTTCCCATCTATTCAAGAGAACCATGCAGGGAGATACCGCTGTTACTATAAGACCCAGGTTGGCTGGTCAGAGCGCAGTGACTTTCTAGACTTGATGGTGACAG GATTCTACAGAAAACCCAGTCTGTCAGCCCTGCCCAGTCCAGTGGTGAGATTAGAAGGGAATGTGACCCTCCAGTGTGTCTCACAGCTTGGGTATGATAGGTTTGCTCTGACTAAGGAGGAACCACAGAAGTTCTCTTGGACCCTAGACTCACAGTACATATACTCTAATGGCAGTTTCCGGGCACTGTTCTCTGTGGGGCCTGTGACCTCCAGACAGCAGAGGACATTCAGATGCTATGGCTATTACCTGAATAAACCCCAGGTGTGGTCAGAACCCAGTGACCCTCTGGAGTTCCTGGTGTCAG GAGCACCTGAGACCACCAAACAACCACAAAACATGTCAGAAGCCCTGACAG TCTCACCACCCCAGGATCACACAGTGGAGAACCTCATCCGGTTGGGCATGTCTGGCTTGATCCTCATACTTCTTGGGATTTTGGTGTTTGAAGCTTGCCGCAGCCAGAGAAGAACCTTGACTGCACCCTAG
- the LOC102906895 gene encoding leukocyte immunoglobulin-like receptor subfamily A member 5 isoform X2 encodes MTIAFIALFYLGLTLFSTTHVPVEAIGKPTLRAQPGSVMTRGMQVTISCEGTSSAQEYYLYKEGSPDPWQTQTPLEPGNKAKFFFPSIQENHAGRYRCYYKTQVGWSERSDFLDLMVTGFYRKPSLSALPSPVVRLEGNVTLQCVSQLGYDRFALTKEEPQKFSWTLDSQYIYSNGSFRALFSVGPVTSRQQRTFRCYGYYLNKPQVWSEPSDPLEFLVSGAPETTKQPQNMSEALTGSHSGEPHPVGHVWLDPHTSWDFGV; translated from the exons ATGACTATTGCCTTCATAGCCCTGTTCTATCTTG GGCTGACCCTGTTCTCCACGACCCATGTACCAGTAG AAGCTATTGGCAAGCCCACACTCAGAGCTCAACCAGGCTCTGTGATGACCAGGGGCATGCAAGTGACCATCTCATGTGAGGGGACCTCAAGCGCCCAGGAATACTATCTCTATAAAGAGGGCAGTCCAGATCCCTGGCAAACACAGACCCCTCTGGAGCCTGGAAATAAGGCCAAGTTCTTCTTCCCATCTATTCAAGAGAACCATGCAGGGAGATACCGCTGTTACTATAAGACCCAGGTTGGCTGGTCAGAGCGCAGTGACTTTCTAGACTTGATGGTGACAG GATTCTACAGAAAACCCAGTCTGTCAGCCCTGCCCAGTCCAGTGGTGAGATTAGAAGGGAATGTGACCCTCCAGTGTGTCTCACAGCTTGGGTATGATAGGTTTGCTCTGACTAAGGAGGAACCACAGAAGTTCTCTTGGACCCTAGACTCACAGTACATATACTCTAATGGCAGTTTCCGGGCACTGTTCTCTGTGGGGCCTGTGACCTCCAGACAGCAGAGGACATTCAGATGCTATGGCTATTACCTGAATAAACCCCAGGTGTGGTCAGAACCCAGTGACCCTCTGGAGTTCCTGGTGTCAG GAGCACCTGAGACCACCAAACAACCACAAAACATGTCAGAAGCCCTGACAG GATCACACAGTGGAGAACCTCATCCGGTTGGGCATGTCTGGCTTGATCCTCATACTTCTTGGGATTTTGGTGTTTGA